A stretch of Pomacea canaliculata isolate SZHN2017 linkage group LG6, ASM307304v1, whole genome shotgun sequence DNA encodes these proteins:
- the LOC112565709 gene encoding profilin-4-like isoform X1, whose amino-acid sequence MGHGSPVTGHVHGGKWKVKLPAVTEARPFVSSSEGQVTLNDVLFGDVWLCSGQSNMESQMMQDSIKMSQLQNLLHDALIATENVQQCAIIRRKDNMVRASSVGFNPYQDQIQMLQDAFKNPPQTREEGLYFDDKQYKCVRADKNSIYAKCGKKGLILVKTLSLLLVATYTENMFPGVCVEAVEKLADYFKEKGK is encoded by the exons ATGGGTCATGGGTCACCGGTCACAGGTCATGTTCACGGCGGCAAGTGGAAGGTGAAGCTGCCCGCTGTGACAGAAGCCAGACCTTTCGTCAGCTCCAGCGAGGGACAGGTCACTCTCAACGACGTGCTCTTCGGTGACGTGTGGCTGTGCTCTGGGCAGAGCAACATGGAGTCTCAAATGATGCAG GATTCCATCAAAATGTCTCAGCTTCAAAATCTACTCCATGATGCCCTAATAGCCACAGAGAATGTCCAGCAGTGTGCTATTATCCGGCGCAAGGACAACATGGTTCGAGCTTCATCGGTCGGTTTCAAT CCATATCAAGATCAGATACAGATGCTTCAGGATGCTTTCAAAAATCCACCACAGACACGAGAGGAAGGCCTGTACTTTGATGATAAACAGTACAAATGTGTTCGCGCTGACAAAAATTCTATTTATGCaaagtgt GGCAAAAAAGGACTGATTCTGGTGAAAACTTTGTCTCTTCTTCTGGTGGCAACATATACAGAAAACATGTTCCCAGGTGTATGTGTAGAAGCTGTGGAGAAGCTGG CTGACTActtcaaagagaaaggaaagtga
- the LOC112565709 gene encoding profilin-4-like isoform X2 translates to MENWHLDKVDVKLQPGIPDSIKMSQLQNLLHDALIATENVQQCAIIRRKDNMVRASSVGFNPYQDQIQMLQDAFKNPPQTREEGLYFDDKQYKCVRADKNSIYAKCGKKGLILVKTLSLLLVATYTENMFPGVCVEAVEKLADYFKEKGK, encoded by the exons ATGGAAAACTGGCATCTTGATAAAGTGGATGTTAAACTTCAGCCTGGAATACCG GATTCCATCAAAATGTCTCAGCTTCAAAATCTACTCCATGATGCCCTAATAGCCACAGAGAATGTCCAGCAGTGTGCTATTATCCGGCGCAAGGACAACATGGTTCGAGCTTCATCGGTCGGTTTCAAT CCATATCAAGATCAGATACAGATGCTTCAGGATGCTTTCAAAAATCCACCACAGACACGAGAGGAAGGCCTGTACTTTGATGATAAACAGTACAAATGTGTTCGCGCTGACAAAAATTCTATTTATGCaaagtgt GGCAAAAAAGGACTGATTCTGGTGAAAACTTTGTCTCTTCTTCTGGTGGCAACATATACAGAAAACATGTTCCCAGGTGTATGTGTAGAAGCTGTGGAGAAGCTGG CTGACTActtcaaagagaaaggaaagtga
- the LOC112565997 gene encoding chloride intracellular channel protein 4-like, whose protein sequence is MVLSGRKKWADISNMNMTSFETLETFFESINRSCPELKRKNAPNLAAMEAVQDVYPTFNAFLSQKADRHDDRRLKAELKKINEFLESEDTKFLVDNVLSFADCFLLPRLQHIRVAGEAYRGFEIPKEYTACGSTC, encoded by the exons ATGGTGCTGTCAGGCCGAAAAAAATGGGCagacatttcaaacatgaaTATGACGAGTTTTGAGACATTGGAGACATTCTTTGAGAGCATCAACAGAAGCTGTCCGGAGTTGAAGCGCAAAAATGCTCCAAATTTAGCGGCCATGGAAGCAGTACAAGATGTGTACCCG actttcaATGCCTTCCTTTCACAGAAGGCAGACAGACATGATGATAGAAGATTAAAGGCAGAGCTGAAGAAGATTAACGAATTTTTGGAGAGTGAAGATACCAAGTTTTTGGTTGACAATGTCCTGTCCTTTGCAGACTGCTTTTTGCTGCCTCGTTTGCAGCACATACGGGTTGCTGGTGAG gCTTATCGAGGCTTTGAGATCCCTAAGGAGTATACAGCTTGTGGAAGTACCTGCTGA